A part of Thermotoga petrophila RKU-1 genomic DNA contains:
- a CDS encoding peptidyl-prolyl cis-trans isomerase — MRKWMKKWQGVIIWAVAIAFVAGMIWWSVSINLRNTQNNVKYTLEQSLAYITKDGTALNDSTYWLMPWEVNDYYSNLLSSYQIISLDPLFEEPRLKALIADVFLQQKVVLYYAEKNDIKPSKKEINQEVNNVIQTIKNDQNQLNRIERTYGSLSNYEKNYLEPQIRVQLTIKKVQEKVGVVTEDEIKKYFEENKEDLQKQYDRVDIEAVSFDSSSTAQGFIAKASEVGFDEAASSMNVTVQPFSNATRGIFPDEIDTALFSATPGSIVGPFFFLDQWYVFRVKTSSVLTDFNAFENSDAYSDVKTKLEQEKFQKWLEEFMKEENLSYAFNDQVLEYWWKYFKNEEDLYGKLANLLFQGENLVTETSDELKSLFVLLSDSKIQELTKQIAELTQYRTALENSQEPDEDLIKKYGKLSIEEVDARKEELEKKKAELENKKRAVVDYLYENYPSSTYVLEYAYRLHPNDINIKYNYYANLYNQIKPYLSTGTYDPNQIFGVLLGLYTVANATDASTSIRLDSYYMLYDMSLALNDPTSAKYYLDEMKKIDPNFMDYESAYNQVESILEAMKASEESTPSTSTGE, encoded by the coding sequence ATGAGAAAATGGATGAAAAAGTGGCAAGGGGTTATTATCTGGGCAGTCGCCATTGCGTTCGTGGCGGGTATGATCTGGTGGTCGGTGTCGATCAACCTCAGAAACACCCAGAACAACGTTAAATACACCCTCGAACAGAGTCTCGCTTACATCACAAAAGACGGAACGGCTTTGAACGATTCCACCTATTGGCTCATGCCGTGGGAAGTGAACGACTATTACTCCAACCTGTTGAGTTCTTATCAGATCATATCTCTAGATCCACTTTTTGAGGAACCCAGACTCAAAGCTCTGATAGCGGACGTCTTTCTCCAGCAGAAAGTGGTTCTTTACTATGCGGAAAAGAACGACATAAAGCCTTCCAAGAAAGAAATCAACCAGGAAGTGAACAACGTTATCCAAACAATAAAGAACGATCAAAATCAGCTCAACCGGATAGAGAGAACGTACGGAAGTCTTTCGAACTACGAGAAGAACTACCTGGAGCCTCAAATTCGAGTTCAGCTCACCATCAAGAAGGTTCAGGAAAAAGTGGGAGTTGTCACCGAGGATGAAATAAAGAAATATTTCGAGGAAAACAAGGAAGACCTTCAGAAGCAGTACGACAGAGTTGACATAGAAGCTGTGTCGTTCGACAGCAGTTCCACGGCTCAGGGGTTCATTGCAAAAGCAAGTGAGGTGGGTTTCGATGAAGCAGCTTCCAGTATGAATGTTACTGTTCAACCTTTTTCCAACGCTACAAGGGGGATTTTCCCGGATGAAATAGACACGGCTCTGTTCAGTGCCACTCCAGGTTCGATTGTTGGACCGTTCTTTTTCCTCGATCAGTGGTACGTGTTCAGGGTGAAGACTTCCTCGGTTCTCACAGATTTCAACGCCTTCGAGAACAGCGACGCGTACAGTGATGTGAAAACGAAGCTGGAACAGGAAAAATTCCAGAAGTGGTTGGAAGAGTTCATGAAGGAAGAAAATCTATCGTACGCGTTCAACGATCAGGTTCTTGAATACTGGTGGAAGTACTTCAAGAACGAAGAAGACCTCTACGGAAAACTGGCGAACCTTCTCTTCCAGGGAGAAAACCTGGTAACAGAAACATCTGATGAGCTGAAATCTCTCTTCGTCCTTCTCTCCGACAGCAAGATCCAGGAACTCACCAAACAGATAGCCGAATTGACTCAGTACAGAACAGCGCTTGAAAATTCTCAGGAACCAGATGAGGATCTTATAAAGAAGTACGGGAAACTTTCGATCGAGGAAGTCGACGCAAGAAAAGAAGAGCTTGAAAAGAAAAAAGCAGAGTTGGAAAACAAAAAAAGAGCAGTTGTGGATTATCTTTACGAGAACTACCCGTCTTCCACGTATGTACTGGAATACGCGTACCGCTTGCACCCCAACGACATAAACATCAAGTACAACTATTACGCCAATCTTTACAATCAAATCAAACCTTATCTGTCAACTGGAACCTACGATCCGAACCAGATATTTGGGGTTCTTCTCGGTCTCTACACAGTGGCCAATGCAACGGACGCTTCTACCAGCATACGTCTCGACTCTTATTACATGCTCTACGATATGAGCCTTGCACTGAACGATCCCACGTCTGCGAAGTATTACCTTGATGAGATGAAAAAAATCGATCCAAATTTCATGGATTACGAGTCTGCCTACAATCAGGTGGAATCAATTCTCGAAGCCATGAAAGCATCAGAAGAATCTACACCTTCTACATCGACAGGAGAATGA
- the lysS gene encoding lysine--tRNA ligase, with translation MLKEFKEQRLNEIQELRSMGIEPYPYKFEKELTAREIREKYDYLQAGEVLESEKLSFAGRVMSIRHHGKTAFFHMKDDTGRIQAYVRADSVGKEKMDLFKRHVKIGDFIGVRGFPFKSKTGELTIYVQEYTLLSKALRPLPEKWHGIKDKEIIYRQRYLELIVSDEAIERFRKRFKAVQVIREFLNSRGFIEVETPILHYVTGGAEARPFVTHLNVFDIDMYLRIAPELYLKRLIIGGFEKIYEIGKNFRNEGISYKHSPEFTSIEIYQAYADYNDMMDLTEELIVEVVKRTCGTLKISYQGKEIDFTPPWKRVRMRDFLKEKLGVDILEDPDEVLLKKLEEYGVELEIKNRAHLIDKLRDLVEEELVNPTFIIDHPVVISPLAKRHREDPRLTERFELIIFGREIANAFSELNDPVDQYQRFLEQAKMREEGDEEAHMMDLDFVRALEYGMPPTGGLGIGLDRLFMFITDSPTIRDVIPFPIVKPQKFEEEEAEFEGGFEE, from the coding sequence GTGTTAAAAGAGTTCAAAGAACAACGACTCAATGAGATACAGGAACTTCGTTCCATGGGTATAGAGCCATATCCTTACAAATTCGAAAAAGAACTCACTGCCAGGGAAATAAGGGAAAAGTACGACTATCTCCAAGCTGGAGAAGTTCTTGAATCTGAAAAACTCTCTTTCGCAGGGAGAGTCATGTCGATACGCCACCATGGAAAGACGGCCTTCTTTCACATGAAAGATGACACAGGTCGAATCCAGGCTTACGTAAGGGCAGATTCTGTTGGAAAGGAAAAAATGGATCTCTTCAAAAGACACGTCAAAATAGGTGACTTTATAGGAGTAAGAGGCTTTCCGTTCAAAAGCAAAACCGGAGAGTTGACCATTTACGTTCAAGAATACACGCTTCTGAGTAAGGCTCTACGTCCCTTGCCCGAGAAGTGGCACGGCATAAAAGATAAGGAAATCATATACAGGCAGAGGTACCTCGAACTCATCGTAAGCGACGAGGCTATTGAGAGGTTCAGAAAGCGCTTCAAGGCTGTTCAAGTGATACGGGAATTTCTCAACAGCAGGGGATTCATCGAGGTGGAAACGCCTATCCTCCATTACGTCACAGGTGGTGCGGAAGCGAGACCTTTTGTGACCCACCTAAACGTTTTTGATATAGATATGTATCTGAGAATCGCACCGGAGCTTTACCTGAAGAGGTTGATCATCGGCGGTTTTGAGAAGATATACGAGATAGGAAAGAACTTCAGAAACGAAGGAATATCTTACAAACACAGTCCCGAGTTCACCAGCATAGAAATCTACCAGGCTTACGCGGATTACAACGATATGATGGATCTCACTGAAGAACTGATAGTGGAAGTTGTGAAAAGAACATGCGGCACCTTGAAAATCTCCTACCAGGGCAAGGAGATAGACTTCACACCACCCTGGAAAAGAGTGAGAATGAGAGACTTTCTCAAAGAAAAACTCGGGGTGGACATCCTCGAAGATCCCGATGAAGTGTTGTTGAAGAAGCTCGAAGAATATGGAGTGGAACTGGAAATAAAGAACAGAGCACACCTCATAGATAAACTCAGAGATCTGGTGGAAGAAGAACTGGTGAATCCCACCTTCATAATCGATCATCCTGTGGTGATTTCCCCTCTTGCCAAAAGACACCGAGAGGATCCTAGACTCACGGAAAGGTTCGAACTCATCATATTTGGAAGGGAGATCGCGAACGCGTTCAGTGAGCTGAACGATCCCGTTGATCAATACCAGAGATTTCTCGAACAGGCGAAAATGAGAGAAGAGGGGGACGAAGAAGCACACATGATGGATCTCGATTTTGTGAGGGCCCTCGAGTATGGAATGCCTCCCACGGGAGGACTGGGAATCGGTCTTGACAGGCTCTTCATGTTCATCACAGATTCCCCCACAATAAGGGATGTGATTCCCTTCCCAATTGTGAAACCCCAAAAATTCGAGGAAGAAGAGGCGGAATTCGAAGGAGGGTTTGAAGAATGA
- the greA gene encoding transcription elongation factor GreA yields the protein MKKVRLTREGYEKLKKELEDLKRKFMYEISERIKEARELGDLSENSEYEAAKNEQGRVGSRIMEIEQILSNAEIIEDSEESDEVTLGKWVVIKNLDTGEEHKFRIVTPQEADFFAQKLSSDSPLGKSLLGRKVGDVVKVKAPSGVQRYQVMAVMNK from the coding sequence ATGAAGAAAGTCCGTCTCACCCGTGAGGGTTATGAGAAGCTGAAGAAAGAACTGGAAGATCTGAAAAGGAAATTCATGTACGAGATCTCTGAAAGAATAAAAGAAGCGAGAGAACTCGGAGATCTGTCGGAAAACTCGGAGTACGAAGCTGCGAAGAACGAACAGGGACGTGTTGGAAGCAGGATCATGGAGATCGAACAGATCCTGAGCAACGCAGAGATCATAGAAGATTCTGAGGAAAGCGACGAGGTTACACTGGGGAAATGGGTTGTTATAAAGAACCTGGATACCGGTGAAGAACACAAGTTTCGAATCGTCACACCTCAGGAAGCGGACTTTTTCGCTCAAAAACTGAGCTCCGACTCTCCACTGGGCAAAAGCCTTCTCGGTAGAAAGGTGGGAGATGTGGTAAAGGTAAAAGCTCCCAGTGGCGTTCAGCGTTATCAGGTGATGGCGGTAATGAACAAGTAA
- the nrdR gene encoding transcriptional regulator NrdR has translation MKCPFCGSMDTRVLDSRPTLDGTAIRRRRECSSCGKRFTTYERYEEAPVLVVKKDGRREKFDREKIKNGMIKACEKRPVTYEQIEEAVNRICLKLREEGSFEVETKRIGELVMEELKKLDQVAYVRFASVYRDFREVDQFLEIVKELKREKEGEEQ, from the coding sequence ATGAAGTGCCCGTTTTGTGGTTCGATGGACACAAGAGTGCTTGATTCGAGGCCCACTCTCGATGGAACCGCTATCAGAAGACGCAGAGAGTGCTCTTCTTGTGGTAAAAGATTCACCACTTACGAGAGATACGAAGAAGCACCTGTTCTTGTTGTAAAAAAGGATGGCAGGCGGGAGAAGTTTGACAGGGAAAAGATAAAAAATGGTATGATAAAAGCTTGTGAGAAGAGACCTGTCACCTACGAGCAGATCGAGGAAGCTGTGAACAGAATCTGCTTGAAACTCAGAGAAGAAGGATCCTTCGAAGTTGAAACGAAACGAATAGGAGAACTGGTTATGGAGGAGTTGAAGAAACTGGATCAGGTTGCTTACGTACGATTCGCTTCAGTCTATCGTGATTTCAGGGAAGTGGATCAATTTTTGGAAATCGTGAAAGAACTAAAAAGAGAGAAGGAGGGCGAAGAACAATGA
- the whiA gene encoding DNA-binding protein WhiA translates to MSLLRRTFSEEIKEELVNVPFGSRDEAIAELLGFIKARGDLDVKSRHIVFSLHSFAASRRLLNLMKYLSKPVSEIIVEKSHNIKKRYIKITAEYSESFMVIEPFFDVALFVSFLRGLFLSGGSMTNPRYHYHLEINLFEEETLALTKKSLKDFFNINAGIVELRNTRKLYIKSIKDILVFLEAVGVQRKLEEIDRIVTERKVIGDVNRTVNFIEANAIRTANSTARQIRAIEVIKENMGLENLPEDLRRVALVRLKNKELSLRELGKKLNLTKSQIYSKLKRIIKIAERFGDVK, encoded by the coding sequence GTGAGCCTCTTGAGGCGAACTTTCTCTGAGGAGATAAAAGAGGAACTCGTGAACGTCCCTTTTGGAAGTCGTGATGAGGCTATAGCGGAACTATTGGGTTTCATAAAAGCGCGAGGTGATCTGGACGTCAAGAGCAGGCATATCGTTTTTTCTTTGCATTCTTTTGCCGCCTCGAGGCGGCTTTTGAATTTAATGAAGTATCTCTCAAAACCCGTTTCGGAGATAATTGTAGAGAAATCACACAACATAAAGAAGAGGTACATAAAAATCACCGCGGAGTATTCGGAAAGTTTCATGGTGATAGAACCGTTCTTCGACGTAGCCCTATTTGTTTCATTTTTGAGAGGGTTGTTTCTCAGCGGAGGATCCATGACGAATCCAAGGTATCATTATCATCTGGAAATCAATCTGTTTGAGGAAGAAACGCTCGCTCTCACAAAGAAAAGTTTGAAAGATTTCTTCAACATAAACGCAGGCATTGTAGAACTCAGGAATACAAGAAAACTTTATATAAAGTCTATAAAGGATATTCTTGTGTTCCTCGAAGCCGTAGGGGTTCAGAGAAAGCTTGAAGAGATAGATCGAATCGTCACTGAAAGAAAAGTGATCGGTGATGTGAACAGAACAGTAAACTTTATAGAAGCGAACGCCATCAGAACGGCCAACAGTACAGCTCGTCAGATACGTGCGATAGAGGTTATAAAAGAGAACATGGGACTCGAAAACTTACCCGAAGATTTGAGAAGAGTCGCCCTGGTTCGATTGAAAAACAAAGAGCTCTCACTCAGAGAGCTGGGGAAAAAGTTGAATCTCACAAAATCTCAAATATACTCGAAACTGAAAAGAATTATCAAAATAGCTGAAAGGTTTGGTGATGTAAAATGA